The Bradyrhizobium sp. WBAH42 genome includes a window with the following:
- a CDS encoding flagellar biosynthesis protein FlgN has protein sequence MQAHEGAVAVAMDQAVADTEMMTTEAALLPVLLPIGGGEAMVDAADAVRSDEMRGLLAAIRRLASIVEEETTALATGQKIDFDDFSARKSRSMLEFVRLMRARMHLGGQVEITEEIQRLREKLERNRSILEMHYDAVREVASIIVKAVKDAESDGTYTGRTAQDGK, from the coding sequence ATGCAGGCACATGAAGGCGCGGTAGCCGTGGCGATGGACCAGGCGGTCGCGGACACCGAGATGATGACGACGGAAGCCGCGCTGCTGCCCGTGCTGCTGCCGATCGGGGGTGGCGAGGCGATGGTCGACGCCGCGGATGCGGTGAGATCGGACGAAATGCGTGGCCTGCTGGCTGCAATACGCCGGCTCGCGAGTATCGTCGAGGAGGAGACGACCGCACTCGCGACGGGCCAGAAGATCGATTTCGACGACTTCAGCGCGCGGAAGAGCCGGAGCATGCTCGAGTTCGTCCGCCTGATGCGGGCGCGGATGCACCTCGGCGGCCAGGTCGAGATCACCGAGGAGATTCAGCGGCTGCGGGAGAAGCTCGAACGGAATCGTTCCATTCTGGAAATGCACTACGACGCGGTCCGCGAGGTCGCGAGCATCATCGTCAAGGCGGTCAAGGACGCCGAGTCGGACGGCACCTATACCGGTCGCACAGCGCAGGACGGAAAATGA
- the fliR gene encoding flagellar biosynthesis protein FliR: MISGLADSVLVTFIVFCRIGACLMLVPGYSSVNVPPQVRLFVALVTTFALTPILIAVLKPLTDNAAPLTLALLICSELVVGSVIGLGGRVFFLALQTMATMMAGAIGLSNIPGTPVADTDPAPALVPLIMAAVTTLFFMTDQHWQVLRGLMNSYDVWKPGNRLGGGVALDLLVGRLSEAFVLTLRISSPFIVYSVIVNLAVGLINKLTPAIPVYFISVPFVLFGGFLLLYLTSDELLTQFMLGVSSWLAE, encoded by the coding sequence GTGATCTCCGGGCTCGCCGACAGCGTGCTGGTGACGTTCATCGTGTTCTGCCGCATCGGTGCCTGCCTGATGCTGGTGCCCGGCTATTCCAGCGTCAACGTGCCGCCCCAGGTGCGCCTGTTCGTCGCCCTGGTCACGACGTTTGCGCTGACGCCGATCCTGATCGCCGTCCTGAAGCCGCTCACGGACAACGCGGCGCCGCTGACGCTGGCGCTCCTGATCTGCTCCGAGCTCGTGGTCGGCAGCGTCATCGGGCTCGGCGGACGCGTGTTCTTCCTCGCCCTCCAGACCATGGCGACCATGATGGCGGGCGCGATCGGCCTGAGCAACATCCCGGGCACGCCGGTCGCCGACACCGATCCGGCACCGGCCCTGGTGCCGCTGATCATGGCGGCCGTCACCACTTTGTTCTTCATGACCGACCAGCACTGGCAGGTGCTGCGGGGGCTGATGAACTCCTACGACGTCTGGAAGCCCGGCAACAGGCTGGGCGGCGGCGTGGCGCTCGACCTGCTCGTCGGCCGCCTTTCGGAAGCGTTCGTGCTGACGCTGCGGATCTCGAGCCCCTTCATCGTCTATTCGGTCATCGTCAACCTGGCGGTCGGCCTGATCAACAAGCTGACGCCGGCCATTCCGGTCTATTTCATCTCGGTGCCCTTCGTGCTGTTCGGCGGCTTCCTGCTGCTCTACCTCACCAGCGACGAGCTGCTGACGCAGTTCATGCTGGGCGTGTCGTCGTGGCTGGCGGAGTGA
- a CDS encoding rod-binding protein translates to MIVTATPDLVLDVLEAADPVTQRAATAKLDALKSSDADFAATMEAEVGKAKAASADQVAARVAEAQSGAVNGAPVQVIKAPASGEVYRKFEAFILQTFVETMLPKDSEEVFGKGTAGGVWKSMLAEQLGNQLAKGKGVGIARQLAAAHPAGPDAAGKAGS, encoded by the coding sequence ATGATCGTGACAGCGACGCCCGACCTCGTCCTCGACGTCCTCGAAGCCGCCGACCCCGTGACGCAGCGCGCCGCGACCGCGAAGCTCGATGCGCTGAAATCATCGGACGCCGATTTCGCCGCCACGATGGAGGCGGAAGTCGGCAAGGCCAAAGCGGCGTCTGCCGACCAAGTCGCGGCGAGAGTCGCCGAAGCACAGTCGGGGGCAGTGAACGGTGCACCGGTGCAGGTGATCAAGGCGCCGGCATCCGGCGAGGTCTACCGGAAGTTCGAAGCCTTCATCCTCCAGACCTTCGTCGAGACGATGTTGCCGAAGGACTCGGAGGAGGTCTTCGGCAAGGGCACGGCTGGCGGCGTCTGGAAGTCGATGCTTGCAGAGCAGCTCGGCAATCAGCTGGCAAAGGGCAAGGGCGTCGGCATCGCCCGGCAGCTCGCCGCCGCACACCCGGCCGGACCGGACGCTGCGGGGAAGGCCGGATCGTGA